One window of the Halictus rubicundus isolate RS-2024b chromosome 6, iyHalRubi1_principal, whole genome shotgun sequence genome contains the following:
- the LOC143354905 gene encoding uncharacterized protein LOC143354905: MALMTNPHDYPVTATMMTTGYSGTRTYDSLYPSPYNSPNYDSVKIPYGENFGHKGEHTPRKESETIGYEHDAVPKYSRTPDSYDRSSFGVLTPMTPRRYEPQHAISHTVSPGSTLHEENSVEYVPAAYCYETPPQEQKFQMLEKSEPMQMTAEPRRTCWEPVASAQKHLSPTNSPRRGRRRSRDVPPSPSVLKRRRLAANARERRRMNGLNDAFDKLREVVPSLGADHKLSKFETLQMAQTYIAALCDLLQRHDGKWQ, from the exons ATGGCTCTGATGACGAATCCGCACGACTACCCGGTGACCGCCACGATGATGACGACCGGTTACTCGGGCACGAGAACGTACGATTCTCTGTACCCGTCGCCGTACAATTCTCCGAACTACGATTCCGTGAAAATCCCGTACGGCGAGAATTTCGGGCACAAAGGTGAGCACACCCCGCGAAAAGAATCGGAGACGATCGGCTATGAGCACGACGCGGTCCCGAAATACTCGAGGACCCCAGACTCGTATGACAGGAGTTCTTTCGGTGTGTTGACACCTATGACGCCTCGAAG GTACGAGCCGCAGCACGCGATAAGTCACACGGTTTCTCCCGGGTCGACGCTACACGAAGAGAACTCCGTTGAATACGTCCCGGCGGCTTATTGCTACGAGACACCACCGCAGGAACAGAAATTTCAGATGCTTGAAAAGAGCGAGCCGATGCAGATGACCGCCGAGCCGAGGAGGACCTGTTGGGAACCTGTTGCGTCCGCGCAG AAACATTTGTCACCCACGAATAGCCCGCGACGCGGAAGGCGGCGATCGAGGGATGTGCCACCGTCACCGAGCGTCTTGAAGCGTCGACGTCTCGCAGCAAACGCAAGAGAGAGACGCCGTATGAATGGTTTAAACGACGCCTTTGACAAGTTAAGGGAAGTCGTCCCCAGCCTGGGAGCCGATCACAAGCTCAGCAAATTTGAGACCTTGCAAATGGCGCAAACGTATATCGCGGCGTTGTGCGATCTCCTACAGAGGCACGATGGAAAATGGCAATAA